One Fulvia fulva chromosome 12, complete sequence genomic region harbors:
- a CDS encoding Agnestins efflux protein AgnL12: MDRLIKLSLRSMLALAASALAYFTTIGFVNAYGVFQQYYTAHYLPDYSNFQIAWLGSFATFTLFACAAPAGTLADRYGPTIPICIGVILQLLSIFMVSLCREYYQFFLAQGVLLGISMALINIPTSTIVPKYFKRHRGLAQGISIGGSSLGGVIWPIALDRMLNYDDIGFGWSMRIVGLAMMPMLAIAILFLRKPVDLKSHEPTSGSEKGTATIASSAKQSRKKRDLTSLKKPPYILLCLGLAIANFGYFVPLFYISTYAVSLGFSENLAFYLISILNGASLFGRILPGLVADRYGHFNIMTIAVFLTGLIVFCWTTATSVAGLVIRAMAFGFISGAILSQMVAYATVLSTGESYGAGIGIGISMGSVSFTALFGTPIAGELVKYGYIALSCFSGSALMVGGVFIACSRLAQDRRILAQV, translated from the exons ATGGATCGACTGATCAAGCTCAGTCTGCGCTCGATGCTTGCTCTAGCTGCAAGTGCGCTTGCCTACTTCACCACAATCGGGTTCGTGAACGCTTATG GCGTCTTCCAGCAATACTACACAGCACACTACCTGCCCGATTATTCGAACTTCCAAATTGCCTGGCTAGGCTCGTTCGCTACGTTCACACTCTTCGCGTGCGCAGCGCCCGCTGGCACACTCGCCGACCGCTATGGCCCGACAATACCAATATGTATCGGCGTGATACTGCAGCTCCTGTCCATCTTTATGGTCTCACTGTGCCGCGAGTACTATCAGTTCTTTCTGGCTCAGGGAGTGCTGCTGGGCATTTCGATGGCTTTGATCAACATTCCCACCTCGACTATTGTACCGAAGTACTTTAAGCGTCATCGCGGGCTTGCTCAGG GCATCTCAATCGGCGGCTCTTCCCTCGGCGGCGTCATATGGCCGATTGCTCTTGATCGAATGCTGAACTACGATGACATTGGCTTTGGTTGGTCCATGCGCATTGTGGGTCTTGCAATGATGCCAATGCTCGCTATCGCAATCCTGTTTCTTCGCAAGCCTGTCGATCTCAAGTCTCATGAGCCGACTTCAGGAAGCGAGAAGGGCACAGCTACCATCGCATCGTCCGCCAAACAGTCCAGGAAGAAACGAGACTTGACAAGCCTCAAGAAACCGCCATACATCCTCTTATGTCTAGGCCTCGCCATCGCGAACTTCGGCTACTTCGTCCCGCTCTTCTACATCTCGACATACGCAGTCAGTCTAGGTTTCTCAGAGAATCTGGCATTCTACCTAATCTCAATTCTGAACGGAGCCTCGCTCTTCGGACGCATTCTACCCGGACTGGTAGCGGATCGATACGGCCACTTCAACATTATGACAATTGCAGTCTTCCTCACCGGGCTCATCGTCTTCTGCTGGACAACAGCCACGAGCGTTGCTGGCCTGGTGATCCGGGCGATGGCATTCGGGTTCATCTCAGGCGCGATTTTGAGTCAGATGGTGGCTTATGCGACGGTCCTGAGTACTGGCGAGAGCTATGGTGCTGGGATTGGGATTGGGATTTCGATGGGGTCTGTGTCGTTTACGGCACTGTTTGGAACGCCGATTGCTGGTGAGCTCGTTAAGTATGGGTACATTGCGCTGTCGTGC
- a CDS encoding Agnestins biosynthesis cluster transcription factor AgnL11 — MPPMRSLQPRPRQDPVSCNLCRSKKLKCDRQWPCSNGQSRHLACESQGERPLHVEQVGDDDALRSENKSMKARLARLEQAVFGQPSSNAHVALNHASQSTAVATPARLKTDDEKAHEDTDWLEFNQRNRLVLTFGQLPQFTDPYILSIKTIDQIVLGHPDASTYRKINLPTREVAMELLDTYAKHLDAVQHIMHIDSTMRAFDQAYTQLEAGQNVEPGVVMLILAVCTSLGFYSTTGFRRGTALDIQGMMVNIMLNTRRCKLHLPFLIRANSDPRFAFSRRMGLQAARKVFDVRRVHVFYATVVLVMDLCVNKDDDQGRLVEVREALQVMQNASSCSQMGTKFLDSLMSILRKHHVKLPTDSQTIQRIHNVALDSDSMDFDGGMFQDFLDQGPYLDVHDWDDLLRDLDMRMG, encoded by the exons ATGCCTCCTATGCGTTCTCTTCAACCACGCCCACGGCAGGACCCAGTCTCCTGCAATCTATGTCGATCGAAGAAACTAAAATGTGACCGGCAATGGCCTTGCTCGAATGGCCAGAGTCGCCACCTTGCTTGCGAGTCCCAAGGCGAAAGACCACTGCATGTTGAGCAGGTTGGCGACGATGATGCTTTACGCTCCGAGAACAAGTCCATGAAAGCTCGTCTTGCCCGACTGGAGCAAGCAGTATTTGGCCAGCCATCATCGAATGCACACGTTGCTCTGAATCATGCTTCCCAATCCACCGCTGTAGCGACACCAGCTCGGCTGAAGACTGATGATGAGAAAGCTCACGAGGACACTGACTGGCTGGAGTTTAACCAACGCAACCGACTTGTGCTAACGTTTGGTCAGCTTCCACAATTCACGGACCCATACATCTTGTCAATCAAGACCATAGATCAGATCGTGCTGGGCCATCCTGATGCTTCGACGTACCGAAAAATCAATCTGCCAACCCGCGAGGTCGCAATGGAGTTACTCGACACGTATGCTAAACACCTCGATGCCGTCCAGCATATCATGCATATTGATAGCACTATGCGTGCCTTTGATCAAGCATATACCCAGCTTGAAGCAGGTCAAAATGTCGAGCCTGGCGTGGTCATGCTGATACTGGCTGTATGCACAAGCCTTGGCTTCTACTCGACAACTGGGTTTCGTCGGGGTACCGCT CTTGATATTCAAGGGATGATGGTCAACATTATGTTGAATACCAGACGCTGCAAACTACATCTGCCATTCTTGATTCGCGCCAATTCAGATCCACGTTTCGCTTTCTCCAGACGCATGGGTTTACAAGCTGCACGAAAAGTCTTTGATGTGCGCAGAGTG CATGTCTTTTATGCTACCGTGGTACTCGTGATGGACTTGTGCGTCAACAAAGATGACGACCAGGGACGACTTGTGGAGGTACGCGAAGCCCTGCAAGTCATGCAAAACGCATCTTCCTGCTCTCAGATGGGCACCAAGTTCCTCGACTCGCTGATGTCAATCTTGCGGAAACACCATGTGAAGCTCCCGACC GACTCTCAAACCATCCAGCGCATACACAACGTCGCTCTTGATTCGGATAGCATGGATTTCGATGGAGGGATGTTCCAAGACTTTCTCGATCAGGGCCCATATCTGGACGTCCACGACTGGGATGATCTGCTGCGTGATCTTGATATGCGCATGGGTTGA
- a CDS encoding N-terminal acetyltransferase A complex catalytic subunit ard1: MDIRILRPSDIPQVQQTNITNLPENYFCKYYMYHALSWPQLSYVAVDVSRPKNTPYDAPKIVGYVLAKMEEDPADGVQHGHITSLSVMRTHRRLGLAEKLMRQSQRAMFETYNAVYVSLHVRVSNVAALALYRDTLGFKVGGTEAKYYADGEDAYSMRMDLDYLREEALDEEDSEDEAETTVGKDEGAEVGSAGKAGDGVESAAQRKERKRKVKVGRQLGVGELVERVESSKPAQANGSA; this comes from the exons ATGGACATCCGGATCCTTCGCCCCTCCGACATACCTCAAGTCCAGCAGACCAACATCACCAACTTACCAGAGAACTATTTCTGCAAGTACTACATGTACCATGCCTTGAGCTGGCCACAGCTGAGCTACGTTGCCGTAGAT GTATCGAGACCGAAGAACACACCGTACGATGCGCCGAAAATCGTGGGTTACGTGCTAGCGAAGATGGAGGAAGATCCGGCGGATGGCGTACAACATGGCCACATCACATCCCTCAGTGTTATGAGGACGCATCGAAGATTGGGACTAGCAGAGAAGCTCATGCGTCAGAGCC AAAGAGCCATGTTTGAGACATACAACGCAGTCTACGTCTCTCTACACGTCCGCGTGTCAAACGTAGCAGCACTGGCACTTTACCGGGATACCCTGGGCTTCAAAGTTGGCGGCACAGAAGCCAAGTATTACGCAGACGGAGAAGATGCCTACAGCATGCGCATGGATCTGGATTATCTTCGCGAAGAGGCATTGGACGAAGAAGATTCAGAGGATGAGGCAGAGACGACAGTTGGAAAGGATGAAGGTGCCGAGGTGGGAAGTGCTGGGAAGGCAGGAGACGGAGTAGAGTCTGCTGCACAGCGGAAAGAGAGGAAACGGAAAGTCAAGGTCGGGAGACAGCTGGGAGTTGGCGAGCTGGTAGAGCGGGTTGAAAGTTCGAAGCCGGCACAAGCAAATGGATCAGCATAG
- a CDS encoding Dimethylglycine oxidase, with product MDSLLRGDPDSLRQQSCAVDRSRSAIMAPAAQRVVIIGAGIVGTNLADELLQRGWRNITVVEQGPLSMPGGSTSHAPGLVFQTNGSKTMSKLAGYTVEKLLSLDCFNQVGGLEVATTAERMQELKRKHGLASSWGINARLISTDECCQRYPLLNRDLVLGGLHIPSDGLALAAKAVQQLIHRTRKQGVLYLEHTPVTGISRSNGQVTGVETPHTTIPADIAISCAGFWGVEVGKLVGLPVPLLPLAHQYAKTTKVPALSGRGNPPNGAQLPILRHQDRDLYYREHGEQYGIGYYGHRPIPVNAADLGLTPKTVDERNMPSRLQFTPEDFEPAWKETQNLLPALQETSIADGFNGIFSFTPDGGPIVGQHPTLDGFWVAEAVWVTHSAGVARAVAEVLTTGHSTIDIAECDISRFEEVQTAPDYVSETSQQNFVEIYDIIHPLAPKKSPRSLRVSPFHARQRELGAFFLESGAWERPHWYQANEVALTHTPAKWQPVERDAWSAQFYSPVTAAEAYKTRNAAAMYDLTPLKQLAVSGPGAEQLLQRVCTADVSAPPGKITYGLMLDAYGGIRSDVTIARLGADLFQVRVNNTVDLACLTRESKKLTKSGPTSWSQIRDVTGAACCIGLYGPRAQDVVDAAGGQAFSDHALPYMHVQRTSIAGIPVVAQRLSYVGEDGWEIYTSAENGQRLWDVLFQKGQPHGLITAGRAALNALRIENGYRDWGVDMTTEHNPYEAGVAWAVDTTKQFVGLAALQARAREPTKQRLRTITVDDGKSVVLGKEPVFHNGKVAGYITSAAFGYTIRKPIAFAYLPTSVTVGEKVEIEYFGRKIRATVAPTPVVKLPFGRRHDNESSARSPTTGSASRSSTSFGGAEVYARAKL from the coding sequence ATGGACAGTCTTCTGAGGGGAGACCCAGATTCTTTACGACAACAATCTTGTGCTGTCGATCGATCAAGGTCTGCAATCATGGCTCCTGCAGCACAACGGGTTGTCATCATTGGTGCTGGTATCGTTGGAACAAATCTTGCCGATGAATTGCTCCAGCGAGGATGGAGAAACATTACTGTTGTCGAGCAAGGGCCACTCAGCATGCCCGGCGGATCGACATCTCACGCACCTGGCCTTGTCTTCCAAACCAATGGCTCAAAGACAATGAGCAAGCTAGCAGGCTACACTGTCGAAAAGCTGCTTTCCCTCGACTGCTTCAATCAGGTCGGCGGTCTGGAAGTGGCGACCACTGCAGAGCGCATGCAAGAATTGAAGCGCAAGCACGGACTGGCATCTTCATGGGGCATCAATGCTCGTCTGATCAGCACGGACGAGTGTTGCCAGAGATATCCCCTGCTAAACCGTGATCTCGTACTGGGTGGTCTGCATATTCCAAGTGATGGCTTGGCACTGGCGGCGAAAGCTGTGCAGCAATTGATCCATCGTACTCGCAAACAAGGCGTGTTATACCTTGAGCACACACCAGTTACTGGCATCTCGCGTTCCAACGGACAAGTCACTGGAGTTGAGACACCACATACCACAATTCCTGCGGATATCGCCATTTCTTGCGCAGGCTTCTGGGGCGTGGAGGTTGGAAAGCTGGTTGGTTTGCCTGTGCCATTACTTCCACTAGCACATCAGTACGCCAAAACAACCAAAGTCCCGGCGCTTTCTGGCCGAGGCAACCCGCCCAATGGTGCGCAGCTTCCCATACTACGGCATCAAGATCGAGACTTGTATTACCGCGAGCATGGAGAGCAGTACGGCATTGGCTACTATGGGCACCGTCCAATCCCTGTCAACGCTGCGGACTTGGGGCTGACGCCGAAGACCGTCGACGAAAGGAACATGCCATCTCGTCTGCAGTTCACGCCTGAGGACTTTGAACCTGCCTGGAAGGAGACACAAAACCTCCTCCCGGCACTTCAAGAGACATCCATTGCTGATGGCTTCAACGGCATCTTCTCGTTCACTCCAGACGGCGGGCCCATCGTCGGACAACACCCTACGCTGGACGGCTTCTGGGTTGCAGAAGCAGTCTGGGTGACTCACTCCGCTGGTGTAGCACGAGCGGTGGCCGAAGTCCTGACCACGGGACACTCCACAATCGACATTGCAGAGTGCGATATTTCGCGCTTTGAGGAAGTTCAAACAGCACCAGACTATGTCAGCGAAACATCGCAACAGAACTTCGTGGAGATCTACGACATCATACATCCCCTCGCACCGAAGAAGTCGCCTCGCAGTTTGAGGGTCAGTCCTTTCCATGCACGTCAACGCGAGCTTGGCGCCTTCTTCTTGGAGTCTGGCGCGTGGGAACGACCACATTGGTATCAGGCAAACGAGGTTGCACTGACTCACACGCCTGCAAAGTGGCAACCGGTCGAACGAGATGCTTGGTCGGCGCAGTTCTATTCTCCTGTGACAGCTGCTGAGGCGTACAAGACACGTAACGCAGCTGCCATGTACGACTTGACTCCACTGAAGCAGCTGGCGGTCTCGGGTCCAGGCGCAGAACAACTTCTTCAGCGGGTCTGCACAGCTGATGTCTCTGCACCACCTGGCAAGATCACCTATGGCTTGATGCTAGACGCATACGGCGGCATTCGCAGCGATGTGACGATTGCTAGACTTGGGGCCGACCTCTTCCAAGTCCGTGTCAACAATACTGTCGACCTGGCATGTCTGACGAGGGAGTCCAAGAAGCTTACGAAGAGCGGTCCGACCAGCTGGAGCCAGATACGCGATGTGACGGGTGCTGCTTGCTGCATCGGTCTTTACGGCCCACGTGCGCAAGATGTTGTCGATGCTGCTGGAGGTCAAGCTTTCTCCGATCATGCCTTGCCATATATGCATGTTCAAAGGACGAGTATTGCTGGCATCCCAGTGGTAGCTCAAAGACTGTCCTACGTTGGCGAGGACGGCTGGGAGATCTACACTAGTGCCGAAAATGGCCAGCGACTGTGGGATGTGCTTTTCCAAAAAGGTCAGCCACATGGCTTGATAACTGCCGGCCGTGCTGCTTTGAACGCGCTGCGTATTGAGAACGGATATCGCGACTGGGGCGTCGACATGACTACGGAACACAACCCATATGAAGCTGGCGTCGCATGGGCTGTCGATACTACCAAGCAGTTTGTGGGACTTGCAGCGCTGCAAGCTCGTGCGCGCGAGCCAACTAAACAACGACTCCGGACGATCACTGTTGACGACGGCAAGTCGGTGGTACTCGGCAAAGAGCCTGTCTTCCATAACGGAAAGGTCGCCGGCTACATCACGAGCGCTGCATTCGGTTACACCATTCGCAAACCGATTGCTTTTGCCTACTTGCCAACATCTGTGACAGTTGGTGAGAAAGTCGAAATCGAGTACTTTGGTCGAAAGATCAGAGCTACAGTCGCTCCCACGCCAGTCGTGAAACTTCCTTTTGGCAGACGACACGACAACGAAAGTTCAGCCAGGTCGCCAACAACAGGTTCAGCGTCGAGGAGTTCAACATCATTTGGCGGCGCGGAAGTGTATGCCAGAGCCAAGCTGTAA
- a CDS encoding Carnitine monooxygenase oxygenase subunit, translating into MPSKRQDSITDSLFNWFGYGGSATEQKQEKQAMRALPANWYQSDEMYQLERRSIFSRKWQLITHKCRLPKPGDWLKFEIANFSFVITHDRAGNFNAFHNVCRHRAFPVVTEGSGSSRIFSCKYHGWSYGLNGKLAKAPGYQELEGFDKEKNSLMPIHLHVDRNGFMYVNLDAKETPEIAWEDDLIGMDTQERYNDFNFEDYQFDHFWEMEGNYNWKILADNYNECYHCATSHPDIGAVANLQSYSVDTARGQIVHNPATTQEQRDAGLVVASTYYFPNVSTNITPHFFMIQRFVPSSSSKSSMQYQVFRNKHSTDEQFDLVSQIYKRVMSEDKYLCNLAQQNINAGVFTNGELHPRLEKGPLYFQSNVRDTVMEHFEKEKRARKEIWPARPELPSTGNAKVSKADIEFCSGLSCASPPKALDW; encoded by the exons ATGCCTTCCAAGAGACAGGACAGCATCACCGACAGCCTCTTCAACTGGTTTGGATATGGCGGCTCAGCTACAGAACAGAAGCAGGAGAAGCAAGCCATGCGAGCACTACCTGCAAACTGGTATCAGTCAGATGAGATGTACCAGCTTGAACGACGGTCAATCTTTTCGAGGAAGTGGCAGCTCATCACACACAAGTGCCGCCTCCCCAAGCCAGGAGACTGGCTCAAATTTGAGATTGCCAACTTCTCTTTCGTCATCACACACGACCGCGCTGGCAACTTCAACGCCTTCCACAACGTCTGTCGGCATCGAGCCTTCCCTGTCGTCACGGAAGGATCAGGATCATCTAGGATCTTCTCCTGCAAATACCACGGCTGGTCATATGGCCTTAACGGCAAGCTGGCCAAGGCACCTGGGTACCAAGAACTCGAAGGCTTCGACAAGGAGAAGAACAGCCTCATGCCAATCCACCTCCACGTCGACCGCAATGGCTTCATGTACGTCAACCTCGACGCCAAGGAGACCCCTGAGATCGCGTGGGAAGACGACTTGATCGGCATGGATACTCAGGAGCGATACAACGATTTCAACTTTGAGGATTATCAGTTTGACCACTTCTGGGAGATGGAAGGCAACTACAATTGGAAGATTCTCGCGGACAACTACAACGAATGCTATCACTGCGCTACCTCACACCCGGATATCGGCGCCGTGGCGAATTTGCAATCATACTCTGTCGACACTGCACGCGGACAGATTGTGCATAATCCAGCGACGACGCAGGAACAGCGTGATGCTGGGCTCGTGGTGGCGAGTACATACTACTTCCCCAACGTCTCTACAAACATCAC CCCCCACTTCTTCATGATCCAACGCTTCGTcccctcctcctcctccaaATCCTCCATGCAATACCAAGTCTTCCGCAACAAACACTCCACCGACGAACAATTCGACCTCGTCTCCCAAATCTACAAACGCGTCATGTCCGAAGACAAATACCTCTGCAACCTCGCCCAACAAAACATCAACGCGGGCGTCTTCACGAACGGTGAACTCCACCCGCGCCTCGAGAAGGGACCCCTTTATTTCCAGTCCAATGTGAGGGATACTGTGATGGAGCATTTTGAGAAGGAGAAGAGGGCGAGGAAGGAAATCTGGCCGGCGAGGCCCGAGTTGCCGAGCACGGGGAATGCGAAGGTTAGTAAGGCGGATATTGAGTTTTGTTCCGGGCTTAGTTGTGCGAGTCCGCCGAAGGCGTTGGATTGGTGA